Proteins from a genomic interval of Providencia stuartii:
- the tamB gene encoding autotransporter assembly complex protein TamB, translated as MKWMKWLKWTALAVLLVLILIVAALSWVLGTQSGLHFALNSATRFVPGLEIRSIDGDINNLTLAGVKYQMPGVDVDAEKLHLALRLGCLTSRELCIDDLSTENVIVNVDTSKMPPSEETPPSEPLTELNAPLTINLNQLQLTSTKVNVDGMAIDLEKFKTGIHWQQKALTLAPTDVINLAINLPVSEEPQPDEPVTEVPVGEEKSIGETLKELFAKPLLAELPEVILPVDLNVEGINGSNLQLTGATDVVINSLNLTLSNDGQNVLLKKFTVDSPQGHLALSGTATLADKWPVSLSITGESRLEDFDGQKVDLSLKGGLLEELKLALNLSGPVNATLAAQADLAQADLPIQLTLESQKLSWPLVGDAQYQLDGTRLRLNGRPSAYDLSLRSAITGQEIPPSTLMLDAKGNEEQVNITRLRLAALQGNADITGVADWSKAISWNAVLTLSGINTAKQWPEWPAKVDGKIATRGSLYGGSWQLQIPEITLDGNVKNNLLKARGEATGNAAGQWNIPALKLSLGKNHLDVKGNLSDKWNLDTKINAPGLDGILPGLGGVIIGDVKLRGDLQAPEILADLTARGVRWQKELSVDNVVIKGKVASGEQIKGDLSVVVRQLKQADLVISRLTLDAKGSEKQHTLKLDVSGEPVSGHLTLAGGFDRQTEVWKGNLSNTLFETPVGEWKLSKAMALDYANQTQEVTIGTHCWVNINARLCVPKPIKAGKNGSADIVLERFDLAMLKPFLTDETRVRGVFSGKANVIWKDDGSLPQAKVDLKGDGVKAVQLVDGTWIPLEFDTLTLSAALKNGKANLDWLFKIANNGQLKGSVQIADLEKRRQLSGNVEINRITLALIKPLLGEKEVANGDLNANLRLGGTANNPLLNGNLALSGLEIKSSLIPFDIKSGNLGIAFNGTSSVMTGQINTPEGYLNISGDADWRKVDAWRAKVMAVGNNLRVSMPPMVKVDVQPDIVFEASPTLLTLNGSVTIPWARITVQELPESAVGASSDVVMLDSDLKPIDKTSTPIPIQTNLDIKIGNDVQLDAFGLKARLTGMLKVLQNKQGLSLNGQIDIPSGRFRAYGQDLIVRKGQIQFSGPADQPFLNLEAIRNPDNTADNVIAGVKVTGLADKPKVEIFSEPAKTQQEALSYLLRGEGLESGDANGSQMTSMLIGLGVAQSGQLVGKIGETFGVSDLALDTQGVGDKSQVVVSGKITNDLQIKYGVGIFDSLATLTLRYRLMPKLYLEAVSGVNQALDLLYQFEF; from the coding sequence ATGAAATGGATGAAGTGGTTAAAATGGACAGCTCTTGCCGTTTTACTTGTATTGATCTTGATTGTTGCCGCACTAAGTTGGGTATTGGGTACGCAATCAGGCCTCCATTTTGCACTTAATAGTGCGACACGTTTTGTACCTGGGCTAGAGATCCGCTCTATTGATGGGGATATCAATAATCTGACCTTGGCTGGGGTAAAATACCAAATGCCGGGCGTCGATGTTGATGCAGAAAAACTGCATCTTGCATTACGTTTAGGCTGTTTGACTAGTCGCGAGCTTTGCATTGATGATCTTTCGACTGAAAATGTTATCGTCAATGTTGATACCTCAAAAATGCCTCCTTCAGAAGAAACGCCGCCTTCTGAGCCATTAACCGAATTGAATGCACCACTCACGATTAATCTCAATCAATTACAATTAACATCAACCAAAGTTAATGTTGATGGGATGGCGATTGACCTCGAAAAGTTTAAGACAGGTATTCACTGGCAGCAAAAAGCACTGACATTAGCACCCACGGATGTGATTAATTTAGCGATTAATCTGCCAGTAAGCGAAGAACCGCAGCCAGATGAACCCGTGACAGAAGTTCCTGTTGGTGAAGAAAAATCGATTGGCGAAACGCTGAAGGAACTGTTCGCTAAACCATTACTGGCGGAATTACCGGAAGTGATCCTTCCTGTCGATTTAAATGTTGAAGGGATCAACGGTTCGAATTTACAGCTAACAGGCGCGACGGACGTTGTGATCAATAGCTTGAATTTAACGCTTTCAAATGATGGGCAAAATGTCCTACTGAAGAAATTTACGGTTGATTCGCCCCAAGGTCACCTTGCCTTATCGGGAACAGCAACATTAGCCGATAAATGGCCTGTTTCTCTGTCGATTACTGGGGAAAGCCGTCTAGAAGACTTTGATGGTCAAAAAGTCGATTTATCACTCAAAGGTGGGTTACTTGAGGAGCTAAAACTCGCACTGAACTTAAGTGGACCGGTGAACGCAACCTTAGCGGCTCAAGCCGACCTTGCCCAAGCTGACTTACCTATTCAGTTAACGTTAGAAAGCCAGAAACTGAGTTGGCCATTAGTGGGTGATGCTCAATATCAACTTGATGGTACACGTTTACGTTTGAATGGCCGACCTTCTGCTTATGATTTATCTCTTCGCTCAGCGATAACTGGGCAGGAAATTCCACCATCCACATTGATGTTGGATGCGAAAGGGAATGAAGAGCAAGTCAATATTACTCGTCTGCGATTAGCGGCTTTACAGGGTAATGCTGATATTACGGGTGTCGCTGATTGGAGCAAAGCAATCAGTTGGAATGCCGTATTGACCTTATCAGGTATCAATACGGCTAAGCAATGGCCGGAATGGCCTGCAAAAGTCGATGGTAAGATTGCGACCCGGGGTAGCCTTTATGGTGGCAGCTGGCAGTTACAAATACCTGAAATTACGTTAGATGGTAATGTTAAGAATAACTTACTCAAAGCGCGAGGTGAGGCGACTGGTAATGCTGCTGGACAGTGGAATATTCCAGCGCTGAAACTTTCACTCGGAAAAAACCACCTTGATGTTAAAGGAAACCTATCAGATAAATGGAATTTAGACACGAAAATCAATGCGCCGGGATTGGATGGCATATTGCCGGGCCTTGGTGGGGTGATTATCGGTGATGTTAAATTACGAGGTGACCTGCAAGCGCCTGAAATATTGGCGGATTTAACAGCTCGTGGCGTAAGATGGCAAAAAGAGCTGTCTGTCGATAATGTTGTTATCAAAGGTAAAGTGGCTTCAGGTGAACAGATCAAAGGTGACTTATCCGTCGTTGTTCGCCAGTTAAAACAAGCTGACCTCGTCATCAGTCGCTTAACTTTGGATGCGAAAGGTAGCGAAAAGCAACATACCTTAAAGCTGGATGTGAGTGGGGAACCCGTCTCTGGCCATCTAACATTAGCAGGTGGGTTTGATCGCCAAACTGAGGTTTGGAAAGGCAACCTGAGTAATACCTTGTTTGAAACCCCCGTTGGTGAATGGAAACTCAGCAAGGCCATGGCTCTTGATTATGCAAATCAAACTCAAGAAGTGACGATTGGTACCCATTGCTGGGTGAATATCAATGCGCGCCTTTGTGTGCCAAAACCAATTAAAGCAGGTAAAAACGGTAGCGCGGATATTGTGCTAGAACGCTTTGATCTTGCAATGTTGAAACCCTTCCTCACGGATGAAACACGTGTTCGCGGTGTGTTTAGTGGTAAGGCAAATGTTATTTGGAAAGATGATGGTAGCTTGCCACAAGCGAAAGTGGATCTCAAAGGCGATGGTGTTAAAGCCGTTCAGTTAGTTGATGGTACTTGGATACCGCTAGAGTTTGATACCTTGACGTTAAGTGCGGCGTTGAAAAATGGTAAAGCCAATTTGGATTGGTTATTCAAAATCGCCAATAATGGTCAATTGAAAGGCAGTGTACAAATTGCGGATCTAGAAAAGAGACGTCAGCTTTCAGGTAATGTTGAGATCAATCGCATTACATTAGCGCTGATTAAGCCATTATTAGGTGAAAAAGAAGTCGCAAATGGGGATTTAAATGCCAACTTACGCCTTGGGGGAACGGCAAATAATCCATTGCTCAACGGTAACTTGGCGCTTTCCGGTTTGGAAATCAAATCATCATTGATTCCGTTTGATATTAAAAGCGGTAACCTAGGAATTGCCTTTAATGGCACGAGTTCCGTAATGACAGGGCAAATCAATACGCCAGAAGGTTATCTCAATATCAGCGGTGATGCAGATTGGCGTAAAGTTGATGCATGGCGAGCGAAAGTGATGGCAGTCGGTAATAACTTACGTGTTTCCATGCCTCCAATGGTTAAAGTTGATGTACAGCCTGATATTGTGTTTGAAGCGTCACCGACGTTACTGACATTAAATGGTAGCGTGACAATTCCATGGGCGAGGATTACGGTACAAGAGCTACCAGAATCTGCCGTTGGTGCATCTTCAGATGTGGTCATGTTAGATAGCGACTTGAAACCTATCGATAAAACCAGCACGCCAATTCCAATTCAAACTAACTTGGATATTAAGATTGGTAATGATGTTCAGTTGGATGCTTTTGGTCTGAAAGCCCGTTTGACGGGGATGTTAAAGGTATTACAAAACAAACAAGGTCTGAGCCTTAATGGACAGATCGATATTCCATCGGGGCGTTTCCGCGCTTATGGGCAGGATCTGATCGTACGTAAAGGTCAGATACAGTTCTCGGGACCTGCGGATCAACCATTCTTGAACTTAGAAGCAATTCGTAATCCAGATAACACTGCCGATAATGTTATTGCAGGTGTTAAGGTCACAGGACTTGCAGACAAGCCAAAAGTCGAGATATTCTCTGAGCCAGCCAAAACACAGCAAGAAGCTTTATCCTATCTGCTACGCGGGGAAGGATTAGAAAGCGGAGATGCTAATGGTTCACAAATGACATCGATGCTAATTGGACTCGGCGTTGCGCAAAGTGGCCAACTTGTCGGTAAAATTGGCGAAACATTTGGAGTCTCTGATTTGGCACTCGATACGCAAGGGGTTGGTGATAAATCTCAAGTCGTGGTGAGTGGAAAAATTACTAACGACCTACAAATTAAGTATGGTGTTGGTATATTTGATTCATTGGCAACGTTAACGTTACGTTATCGATTAATGCCGAAGTTATATTTGGAAGCAGTGTCTGGTGTCAATCAGGCCTTGGATCTTCTTTATCAATTTGAGTTTTAA
- the ppa gene encoding inorganic diphosphatase: protein MGLNNVPAGKDLPEDIYVIIEIPANADPIKYEVDKDSGALFVDRFMSTAMFYPCNYGYINHTLSLDGDPVDVLVPTPYPLQPGSVIRCRPVGVLKMTDESGEDAKLVAVPHTKLSKEYDHIKDVNDLPELLRAQITHFFEHYKDLEKGKWVKVDGWDNAEAAKAEIISSFERAAKK, encoded by the coding sequence ATGGGCCTGAACAATGTACCGGCAGGTAAAGATCTGCCAGAAGATATCTACGTTATCATCGAAATCCCTGCTAATGCAGATCCTATCAAATATGAAGTTGATAAAGACTCTGGCGCTCTGTTTGTAGATCGTTTTATGTCTACAGCGATGTTCTATCCATGTAACTATGGTTACATCAATCACACGCTGTCTTTAGATGGTGATCCTGTTGATGTGTTGGTACCAACACCTTATCCATTACAACCAGGTTCCGTTATTCGCTGCCGTCCAGTTGGTGTGCTGAAAATGACAGATGAGTCTGGTGAAGATGCTAAATTAGTGGCAGTACCGCACACTAAACTAAGCAAAGAATACGATCACATTAAAGACGTAAACGATCTGCCTGAATTGCTACGTGCACAGATCACCCATTTCTTTGAACACTACAAAGATCTCGAAAAAGGCAAATGGGTTAAAGTTGATGGTTGGGATAATGCTGAAGCGGCTAAAGCTGAAATTATCTCTTCTTTCGAACGCGCAGCTAAAAAATAA
- a CDS encoding gamma-glutamylcyclotransferase family protein: MRVIVYGSLRRKQGNHHWMTYAQLLGEHSLEGYELYDLGYYPAVIKGEGVIECEVYRINPSILTELDELKKNSQDYVRELIPTPYGNAWIYLYRHSVEGLRKIKSGDWLKRHEEEE; this comes from the coding sequence ATGCGTGTAATTGTTTATGGCAGTTTAAGGCGCAAGCAAGGGAATCATCACTGGATGACTTATGCTCAGTTGCTAGGAGAGCATAGCTTAGAAGGCTATGAGCTTTATGACCTTGGCTATTATCCAGCGGTTATTAAAGGTGAAGGTGTGATTGAATGCGAAGTTTATCGCATCAATCCGTCTATTCTGACTGAATTAGACGAATTAAAGAAAAATTCGCAAGACTATGTCCGTGAGTTAATCCCTACGCCATATGGTAATGCTTGGATTTACCTGTATCGGCATTCTGTTGAAGGCTTACGCAAAATTAAGTCTGGTGATTGGCTCAAGCGCCACGAAGAAGAAGAGTAG
- the msrA gene encoding peptide-methionine (S)-S-oxide reductase MsrA — MSSNKLQPVSISQALPGRETAIPHSPYHAVNQYSIDNIPKNAEVAYFAMGCFWGAERLFWQQSGVYSTSVGYSGGITPNPTYEEVCTGLTGHTEIVRVVFDPQTIRYTDLLTLFWENHDPAQGMRQGGDIGTQYRSALYTVSDSQLQQARETRAAYQQAMVAQNDTRQITTEIAPLETFYFAEDYHQQYLHKNPAGYCGLGGTGICLPPQNIN, encoded by the coding sequence ATGTCTTCTAATAAATTACAACCCGTGAGTATTTCGCAAGCGCTACCCGGTAGAGAAACCGCCATTCCCCATTCACCATACCATGCGGTGAACCAGTATTCGATTGATAATATTCCGAAGAATGCTGAAGTTGCCTATTTTGCGATGGGTTGTTTTTGGGGCGCTGAGCGCTTGTTTTGGCAGCAGTCCGGCGTTTATTCCACCTCTGTTGGCTATAGTGGAGGGATTACCCCAAACCCAACCTATGAAGAAGTTTGCACAGGACTGACAGGCCATACCGAGATTGTTAGAGTGGTCTTTGATCCACAGACTATCCGCTATACTGATCTATTAACTCTGTTTTGGGAAAACCATGATCCAGCCCAAGGCATGCGTCAAGGCGGTGATATTGGCACACAATATCGTTCAGCCCTCTATACCGTTTCTGATTCACAATTACAGCAAGCACGAGAGACACGAGCGGCTTATCAACAAGCGATGGTTGCTCAAAATGATACTCGCCAAATCACCACAGAAATCGCACCATTAGAAACCTTTTATTTTGCGGAAGATTACCACCAACAATACCTCCATAAAAATCCAGCAGGCTATTGTGGATTAGGAGGAACTGGAATTTGTTTACCGCCACAGAACATAAACTAG
- the tamA gene encoding autotransporter assembly complex protein TamA, with the protein MSKYPIICFLTLMATVPAAYSANLRLNIEGLEGQPNQNVRVQLSNISQDEVVPNGRFRARVTKAIEEGLKPLGYYQPKIEFTYQENKPPARSVLTAKVTLGEPVRVQGVNITLEGGAKNDPDYAKMIKNNTPKIGTIQNDGEYESFKGKFSGLAIRKGYFDAIMEKSQLGISLDHHASYWDFDFNSGERYRFGDISYEGSQIRTDYLNNLAPFKEGEYYTSEQLAEFNRRLVETGWFTSAIVTPNIAKAREEHTDLLPMEGVMVPRAKNFVELGGGYATDVGPRVKATWNRPWVNSRGQSITSNISLSQPEQIIDASYKIPLKANPLEQYYAVQGGYKRTDLNDTESDTTTLNVSRNWDYSSGWQYGVNMRWMLSHFTQADVTNTTMLLYPGANVSRIRQRGGVMPSWGDSQRYSIDYSNEIWGSDIDFLVLQTKQVWIRSPWEGHRFVFRGNLGWIETNNFDKVPPDLRFFAGGDGSVRGYGYQKISPEDSKGKLTGASKLVVGSIEYDYNFTGNWWGAVFIDSGEAVNDIKKSDFKTGAGVGVRWVSPVGPIKFDLATPIGDPDNNKIQFYIGLGTEL; encoded by the coding sequence GTGTCAAAATACCCTATCATCTGTTTTCTAACCTTAATGGCGACAGTTCCTGCTGCGTATAGCGCAAATCTACGCCTTAATATTGAAGGACTTGAAGGGCAACCTAATCAGAACGTCCGTGTTCAGCTTTCTAATATTTCTCAGGATGAAGTGGTGCCTAATGGTCGCTTTCGTGCTCGTGTCACAAAAGCAATCGAGGAAGGTCTGAAACCACTTGGATACTATCAGCCTAAAATTGAGTTCACTTATCAAGAAAATAAGCCACCAGCACGTTCCGTATTAACGGCGAAAGTCACACTGGGCGAACCTGTTCGAGTACAAGGTGTTAATATTACATTAGAAGGGGGAGCGAAAAACGACCCTGACTATGCAAAAATGATAAAAAATAACACACCTAAGATCGGTACGATCCAGAATGATGGCGAATATGAAAGCTTTAAAGGTAAATTTAGTGGGCTTGCGATCCGTAAAGGTTATTTTGATGCGATCATGGAGAAAAGCCAACTAGGCATATCACTTGATCACCATGCCTCTTATTGGGACTTTGACTTTAATAGTGGTGAGCGTTACCGATTTGGTGACATTTCCTATGAAGGTTCTCAAATCCGCACTGATTATCTGAACAACCTCGCGCCTTTTAAAGAAGGTGAATATTACACTTCAGAACAACTGGCCGAATTTAACCGCCGATTAGTGGAAACGGGTTGGTTTACTTCCGCCATTGTGACTCCCAATATCGCTAAAGCTCGGGAAGAGCACACTGACCTGTTGCCAATGGAAGGGGTGATGGTTCCTCGTGCAAAAAACTTCGTTGAATTAGGTGGTGGTTATGCCACTGACGTTGGTCCTCGTGTTAAAGCAACATGGAATAGGCCTTGGGTAAACTCGCGAGGGCAAAGTATTACCTCAAATATCAGTTTATCGCAGCCTGAACAGATTATTGATGCTAGCTATAAGATCCCCCTTAAAGCCAATCCTTTAGAACAATATTATGCGGTTCAAGGGGGGTATAAACGTACTGACTTAAACGACACAGAGTCCGATACGACGACCCTAAACGTGTCACGTAATTGGGATTATTCCAGCGGCTGGCAATATGGCGTGAACATGCGTTGGATGTTGAGCCACTTTACCCAAGCGGATGTCACGAATACCACGATGTTGCTTTATCCTGGGGCTAATGTTAGCCGAATTCGCCAACGTGGTGGTGTGATGCCAAGTTGGGGGGACAGTCAGCGTTACTCTATTGATTATTCGAATGAAATTTGGGGCTCCGATATCGATTTTCTTGTATTGCAAACTAAGCAAGTGTGGATCCGCTCCCCATGGGAAGGCCATCGTTTTGTATTCAGAGGAAATTTAGGGTGGATTGAAACGAATAATTTTGACAAGGTGCCACCAGACTTACGTTTCTTTGCCGGTGGTGATGGCAGTGTACGTGGTTATGGTTACCAAAAAATCTCACCAGAGGATAGCAAAGGTAAACTAACAGGGGCATCTAAACTGGTCGTGGGTTCCATTGAATACGATTATAACTTCACGGGTAACTGGTGGGGTGCTGTGTTTATTGATAGTGGTGAAGCCGTTAACGATATTAAGAAAAGTGATTTTAAAACGGGGGCTGGTGTTGGTGTCCGCTGGGTTTCTCCGGTAGGACCAATAAAATTCGACCTAGCGACTCCGATCGGGGATCCTGATAATAATAAAATACAATTTTATATCGGCTTGGGGACTGAACTATGA
- the fbp gene encoding class 1 fructose-bisphosphatase has product MKTLGEFIVDKQQDFPHATGELTALLSAIKLGAKIIHRDINKAGLVDILGTSGVSNVQGEVQMKLDLYANEKLKAALKARGEVAGIASEEEDEIVIFEGDRAENAKYVVLMDPLDGSSNIDVNVSVGTIFSIYHRITPIGQPVTEADFLQPGHRQVAAGYVVYGSSTMLVYTTGCGVHAFTYDPSLGVFCLSHEKVMYPAEGKMYSINEGNYIKFPMGVKKYIKYCQEQDEATGRPYTTRYIGSLVADFHRNLLKGGIYIYPSTASHPNGKLRLLYECNPIAFLAEQAGGKASNGRDRILDIEPSELHQRVPFFVGTASMVEKAESFMREFPDAE; this is encoded by the coding sequence ATGAAAACATTAGGCGAATTCATCGTCGATAAGCAACAAGATTTTCCTCATGCAACAGGAGAGCTGACCGCACTACTGTCAGCAATTAAACTGGGCGCTAAAATTATCCATCGTGATATTAACAAAGCTGGACTGGTCGACATTCTAGGCACAAGTGGTGTTTCGAATGTACAAGGTGAAGTCCAGATGAAGCTTGACCTGTATGCAAATGAAAAATTAAAAGCAGCTTTGAAAGCTCGCGGGGAAGTTGCCGGTATTGCCTCTGAAGAAGAAGATGAAATCGTCATTTTCGAAGGTGATCGTGCAGAAAACGCGAAATATGTCGTATTAATGGATCCATTAGATGGTTCTTCTAATATCGATGTAAACGTTTCCGTCGGAACAATCTTCTCTATTTACCATCGTATTACCCCAATTGGTCAGCCTGTGACTGAAGCCGACTTCTTGCAACCAGGCCATCGCCAAGTGGCTGCTGGCTACGTCGTTTATGGCTCATCCACTATGTTGGTTTATACGACTGGTTGTGGTGTTCATGCCTTTACTTATGATCCATCACTTGGCGTATTCTGCCTGTCTCACGAAAAAGTGATGTATCCAGCGGAAGGCAAAATGTATTCAATCAACGAGGGTAACTACATTAAGTTCCCTATGGGGGTTAAGAAATACATTAAGTACTGCCAAGAACAAGACGAAGCAACAGGTCGTCCATACACGACGCGCTATATTGGTTCACTCGTTGCGGACTTCCACCGTAACTTGCTCAAGGGAGGTATTTATATCTACCCAAGCACAGCGAGCCACCCAAATGGTAAATTGCGTTTACTATACGAATGCAACCCAATTGCCTTCCTTGCTGAACAAGCAGGTGGTAAGGCTAGCAATGGTCGTGACCGTATTTTAGATATCGAACCAAGTGAGCTTCACCAACGCGTACCCTTTTTTGTCGGTACCGCATCGATGGTGGAAAAAGCAGAATCATTCATGCGTGAGTTCCCTGACGCTGAATAA
- the mpl gene encoding UDP-N-acetylmuramate:L-alanyl-gamma-D-glutamyl-meso-diaminopimelate ligase, whose product MHIHILGICGTFMGSLAILARSLGHKVTGSDANVYPPMSTLLEKQGIELIQGYDPSQLEPAPDMVVIGNAMTRGNPCVEAVLEKGLTYTSGPQWLHDHVLPERWVLAVAGTHGKTTTAGMLTWILEDCGYKPGFLIGGVPGNFEASAQIGESPFFVIEADEYDCAFFDKRSKFVHYSPRTLVLNNLEFDHADIFDNLEAIQKQFHHLVRIVPSNGKIFMPDNDSNLKQVIGMGCWSEQEFIGEHGEWQANKLNHDGSHFEVFYQQEKVGDVIWSQVGNHNIHNALMAIAAAHHVGVPAAEACRALHKFINARRRLELRGVEYGVSVYDDFAHHPTAILATLEALRSKVGGTSRIIAVLEPRSNTMKMGISKNDIAPSLGRADEVFLFQPANIPWMVTEIAENCVQPARWSSDIEALANMVIETAQPGDHILVMSNGGFGDIHGKLLAGLKKKSEAEGEN is encoded by the coding sequence ATGCACATACATATTCTGGGTATCTGCGGTACGTTTATGGGTAGTTTGGCAATACTGGCTCGTTCGCTCGGGCATAAAGTGACAGGCTCCGATGCAAACGTGTACCCTCCGATGAGTACATTGCTAGAAAAACAAGGCATTGAACTCATTCAGGGCTATGACCCTAGCCAGCTTGAACCTGCACCGGATATGGTTGTTATCGGTAATGCGATGACACGCGGTAACCCTTGTGTAGAAGCGGTATTAGAAAAAGGCCTAACTTACACATCGGGCCCTCAGTGGTTACATGACCATGTTTTACCCGAGCGCTGGGTGCTTGCCGTAGCAGGAACACACGGTAAAACAACCACCGCGGGCATGTTAACATGGATATTAGAAGATTGTGGTTATAAGCCCGGCTTTCTGATCGGCGGTGTACCCGGAAACTTTGAGGCCTCTGCTCAAATTGGAGAAAGTCCTTTCTTTGTGATTGAAGCGGATGAATACGATTGTGCATTTTTTGATAAACGCTCGAAATTCGTTCATTACAGCCCAAGAACCTTAGTGTTGAATAATCTCGAATTTGATCACGCTGATATTTTCGACAACCTTGAAGCTATCCAAAAGCAATTCCACCATCTCGTCCGCATTGTGCCGAGTAACGGCAAAATTTTTATGCCCGATAATGACTCAAATCTGAAACAGGTTATTGGAATGGGGTGCTGGAGTGAACAAGAATTTATTGGTGAACATGGAGAGTGGCAAGCTAATAAATTAAACCATGATGGAAGCCATTTTGAAGTTTTCTACCAACAAGAAAAAGTGGGCGACGTTATTTGGTCACAAGTCGGCAACCATAACATCCATAATGCGTTAATGGCGATTGCAGCCGCACATCATGTTGGTGTTCCCGCAGCAGAAGCGTGTCGAGCATTACATAAGTTTATCAACGCACGTCGTCGTTTAGAGTTACGGGGTGTTGAATATGGCGTGAGTGTTTACGATGATTTTGCTCATCACCCAACGGCAATCTTAGCGACCTTAGAAGCGTTACGCAGTAAAGTTGGCGGTACTTCACGGATTATTGCGGTACTTGAGCCTCGCTCAAATACCATGAAGATGGGGATCAGTAAAAATGATATTGCACCATCATTAGGCCGTGCTGATGAAGTGTTTCTCTTCCAACCTGCGAATATTCCTTGGATGGTGACAGAAATCGCTGAAAATTGTGTGCAACCCGCACGTTGGAGTTCTGATATTGAAGCGTTAGCGAACATGGTGATTGAGACCGCACAGCCAGGTGATCATATTTTGGTCATGAGTAATGGTGGTTTTGGTGATATCCACGGTAAATTGCTTGCGGGACTTAAAAAGAAATCCGAAGCCGAAGGCGAAAATTAA
- the argR gene encoding transcriptional regulator ArgR gives MRTPSKQEDLVKAFKALLKEEKFSSQAEIVIALQEQGFENINQSKISRMLTKFGAVRTRNAKMEMVYCLPTEPGVPTATSPLKNLVLDIDYNHSVVVIRTSPGAAQLIARLLDSLGKAEGILGSIAGDDTIFSTPANNFTTKELYEAILALFDQEL, from the coding sequence ATGCGTACACCGTCTAAACAAGAAGACTTGGTTAAAGCTTTTAAAGCTCTACTTAAAGAAGAAAAATTTAGCTCTCAGGCTGAAATTGTGATCGCACTGCAAGAGCAAGGCTTTGAAAATATCAACCAATCAAAAATTTCCAGAATGTTAACTAAGTTCGGTGCCGTTCGTACTCGTAACGCTAAAATGGAAATGGTTTACTGTTTACCTACTGAACCCGGTGTTCCTACTGCCACCAGCCCACTAAAAAACCTTGTACTTGATATTGATTACAATCACTCTGTTGTTGTGATTAGAACCAGCCCAGGTGCAGCGCAGCTGATCGCACGTTTACTGGATTCTTTGGGGAAAGCGGAGGGTATTTTAGGTAGCATTGCGGGTGACGATACTATTTTTTCTACGCCAGCGAATAATTTCACCACTAAAGAGCTTTATGAAGCGATCCTTGCGCTTTTTGATCAAGAACTCTAA
- the mdh gene encoding malate dehydrogenase — translation MKVAVLGAAGGIGQALALLLKNQLPAGSELSLYDIAPVTPGVAADLSHIPTDVKVVGFSGEDATPALKGADVVLISAGVARKPGMDRSDLFNVNAGIIRNLTQQIATTCPKALIGIITNPVNTTVAIAAEVLKKAGVYDKNRLFGVTTLDIIRSNTFVAELKGKKPHEIEVPVIGGHSGVTILPLLSQVPGVEFTEEEIAALTKRIQNAGTEVVEAKAGGGSATLSMGQAAARLGLSLIRGLQGEPNVIECVYTEGEGEHARFFAQPVRLGKNGIEEHISYGKLSDFEQKALKDMLDVLKKDIELGEKFING, via the coding sequence ATGAAAGTTGCAGTTCTAGGCGCAGCAGGTGGTATTGGTCAAGCTCTGGCCCTTCTTCTTAAAAACCAGCTTCCAGCAGGTTCAGAACTCTCTCTATACGATATCGCACCAGTAACTCCGGGTGTTGCTGCAGACCTTAGCCATATCCCAACTGATGTGAAAGTGGTTGGTTTTTCAGGTGAAGATGCGACCCCTGCACTGAAAGGTGCCGATGTTGTACTGATCTCAGCTGGTGTTGCTCGTAAACCAGGTATGGATCGTTCAGACCTGTTTAATGTTAACGCTGGTATTATTCGTAATTTGACTCAACAAATTGCGACAACCTGTCCAAAAGCCTTGATCGGTATCATTACTAACCCTGTTAACACGACAGTGGCTATTGCTGCTGAAGTACTGAAAAAAGCAGGTGTGTATGATAAAAACCGTCTGTTTGGTGTGACAACGCTGGATATTATCCGTTCGAATACTTTCGTTGCAGAACTGAAAGGTAAGAAACCTCATGAAATCGAAGTGCCTGTCATTGGTGGTCACTCAGGCGTCACGATCCTACCTTTATTATCTCAAGTTCCAGGTGTTGAGTTCACCGAAGAGGAAATTGCTGCACTGACTAAGCGTATTCAAAACGCAGGTACTGAAGTTGTTGAAGCAAAAGCAGGTGGTGGATCTGCAACCCTGTCTATGGGTCAAGCAGCTGCACGTCTCGGCCTCTCTCTGATCCGCGGTCTGCAAGGTGAACCTAACGTGATCGAGTGTGTTTATACTGAAGGCGAAGGTGAACATGCCCGTTTCTTTGCTCAACCCGTTCGTTTAGGCAAAAACGGGATTGAAGAGCACATCTCTTACGGTAAATTAAGTG